Within the Fundidesulfovibrio putealis DSM 16056 genome, the region TCATCATGACCTCGCCCCTCAATCTGATCTATGCGGCGGCTTCCGTGGAGCGCGAGCCCTCCCTGGGCAAGGCCTACAACCTGGGCGCGCACAGCAAGCTGCGCCTTTTCTTCTGCGTGGTGCTCACGGGGCTGCTGTTTGGCATTCTGCAGCAAGGCGTGGAGTGGATCGCCTCGTCGATCGGCGGCAGGTTCTCGGAGCACGGCAAGCTGCTCTTCGCCCCGGTGCTGGTCCTGGTGTGGTTCTTCAGCTATGTGACCGCCGCTGCGGTGCCCGCCGTGGCCTACCGCATCCTCTCCGGCCTGCCGGACCCCCGCGAACCCGCCGTGGACGGCCAACCTCTTACGGTCCGGGAGCCTGAGCCCGCTTCCCCGGAGCCCGCGCCCGGACGGACCGGTGACGACGGACAATAAGGAGTTTGCAATGCAGTCGGGCGAACAGGCTCCCTGGCGGTTTTCGCCCATTGATGTGGTGGCGGAGAGCGTGGCCTTCGTGGCCGCCCATCTTCCGCTCATCGCAACATGGTCCGCAGCGCCTCTGCTGTACGGGCTGGCCTTCCAGTTTTTCCTGCCGTCAGGCGGAGGCGAGGGGCGCACGGTGCTCCTGCCCGCGCTGCTGCTCATGGCCTTCATCCTGCTGTGGATCCGGGTCCCCATGGAGCTGCGCCTGTACCGCAAGCTCTTGTTGGACGAATCTCCGAAACATTTCTACGGATTGCAGCTTATCGACGGGCGCAGCTGGCGCTACGTCTGGGCGTATCTGCGCGTGATCGGTCTGTTCCTGGCCACCTTCGGGCCGGGCGTGCTCATGGTCGCCTCGCTGGCCGCACCGCTGCTCAAGGGCAGCCTAGCCCAGGGGGAATCCCCGGACCAGTTGACCTCGCTTGTTTCCGTGGCGGGGGCGTTCCTGCTCCTGGGCGTCCTGTACGTGATGCTCGCGCCCAGGGTGATCCTGCTGTTCCCCGACGTGGCCATGGGGGGGCAGGGCAGGCTGTTCGGGCCTGGAGCCTTGGGCGAGCTCGGCAAGGCGGCCCGTTGGCGCATGGTGGCCGTGATGGCCATGATCTGGGCTCCGGAACATACCCTGAACCTGCTCGGCTACATTGGCGGCGACTGGGAGGCCTGGAAGGAAATCTCGCAGATGTGGTGGTTCTCCCTGTTCATGTACCTGCTGGGCTTCGCCACCATGATCGTTTCAGTTGTGGCGGGCGGGGTGATGTACCGGCGGCTGCGCGCGGGCATCCCGGCCATGTCGCGCGTGGAGACGCGCGAAGAGGACGAGTGAGCCACACCCAGCGGACCCTCCCGGTGTTCGGTGTGGTCGCCGAGGCGCTGACCCTGGCGGCGCGCCACACCGGAAAACTCCTGCTGTGGGTGTCGCCCCTGGCCCTGACCGGGCTCGCGGCGGTGGGGCTTCTGGCCATTGGGCCTGAGTCCGCTGCGCTGTCCCTGGCCGTCCAGGCCGGATTCGCCCTGGTGCTGGTGGTGTACTGGTCAGCGTTCTCGGTGCGGGTGCACCGCCTGATCCTGCTGCCAACCTCCGGCCCGAACTCTGCCCCAGGCTCCAGGCCGGACGATGGCCCGAATTCAGGTCCGGGCGACGGCCTGGGTGATGAACGCTCGCGGGACCTGCCGGGCAGCGTCCGCCGGAGCGTCGGGGGCCTTCTGCTGCTGGGCCTGCTGGCCGTGCTGCCCACGGTCTGCGGCCTGTACCTGGGCGGGCTCATCATGGACGCCGGGTTGCCGGGTCTTCTGGGACCCATCGCGGCCTTCACCGTGCCGTATTTCGGGCTTCTGGCCTTGCTTGGCAAGCGCCAGCTTCTTTACCTCACGGACATCTCGCTCAACGGGCACGCCTCCTGGAAGGACGCCACGGCCATGGGCCGGGGGTTCGGCTTGCGTCTGGCCGGGGTGAACATGGTCTCCGGCCTGTTCATCCTGGGAGTGAGCGTGTTCTCCGGGTGGATGATCGGCAACTCCTTCGTCAACGCCCCGCAGGGGCTGCTGGAATTTCTGACCATCGTGGTGGGCCTTCCCGCCCAGCTCGGCTTCTTCGCCTGCCTTCAGGCCGCCTGTTATGGGCGGCTTCGTCTTCCTTCCGCTTCCTGATCCACTCCGTCTGCGCCTCTCCCCGACCACCCTTGGCCTGATTATTTTCGATTTTTTTCATCTATTTTCCCACATAGCGCTATGTGGGGTGAAATCAATCGGTCTCTGCGTATTGTTACGCGCACCTGGCAAGGAGAGACCATGGCCTATACACGTTCGACAGTCATCGATGCAACGCCCTCGGGGGATTCGGTCAAGCAGGCGGTCCTGGACCTGGACGCCGACCTGACCGGAGCCTTCAACGGGCTCAACCAGCTTCAGGCCGCCCTGGCCCTGAAGATCAACCAGTCCGAGTTCGACCAGCCCGGGGGCGTTCCCCGCCTGGACAGCTCGGGCAAAATCCTCACGACCCAGCTGCCCGGCACCGGAGCCGACATGCCTCTGGGCATGATCGCCGCTTTCGGCCTGGAGACGCTGCCCGCCGACGCCAACTGGCTGGAGTGCAACGGCGCGGAGCTGCTGATTGCCGATTACCAGGCCCTCTACGGGGTCATCGGCAACGCCTTTGGTCTGGGAAACGCGGGTTACTTCAAGCTGCCGGATCTTCGCGGCGAGTTCCTTCGCGGCTGGGACCACGGACGCGGCAGGGACCCCGACGCCGCCGCGCGCACGCGTGGCGACCACGTGGGCTCCACACAGAACGACATCATCGAGAAGCACATGCACCCCATCGGCGGGGCCGTGGGCACCGGGGGCGGAGGGACCGGCGTGGTGGACTGCCAAGCCTGGGATAACAGCTTCTACAATTACTACACGGCCGACTTCAACCACGCCACGGACAAGAACCTCGGCTCCCTGGACGACTACTCCCAGACCGCGCCCGCGCGCGGCTCCGAGACTCGTCCGGTGAACACCGCAGTCATGTACTGCATCAAATGGAGATAATGTTGTGATCTTATATTGTTTCGACGAATCAGGGGGCTACACCGGCCCCGTTTCCCCGGCCCTGTCCCCGGCCCGGCCTTTCGTGAACGGCCAGCCCAACTACCTGCGCCCGGCCCGCACCACGGATCAGGCTCCTCCCCAGGCCGACTCCCACCAGGTTCCCGTGTTCGACGGCGCGTCCTGGAGCCTGGTCGAAGACCATCGGGGCACGGTGGTCTTCGACACGTCCACCCGCGAACCCCGAACCGTGAAGAGCCTTGGGCCGCTGCCCGAAGGCTGCGTGCCGGACGCGCCCCCCTCGGCGCTGCACGTCTGGTCCGGCGGGCAGTGGCGCGAGGACGAAGCCCTGCTCCTGGCGGCCGCCCGCCGCGAGCGCAACGCCCGCATCGCCGCCTGCGACTGGACCCAGCTGCCCGACGCACCCTTCAGCGCCACCCGCAAGCTGGCCTGGGCCGAGTACCGCCAGGCCCTGCGCGATTATCCTTCCGGCTGGACCAAGGCCAAACCCTGGCCCCAGCCCCCGCAGGAGTAAGCCCATGGCCTACAGATACGACCTCAAGATCGACCAGGGCGCGACCCTGGTCCTGGAAATCGAGTGCCACAACGACCTGGGCCAGCCCATGGACCTGACCGGATACACGGCCCAGGCCCAGGTGCGCTACCGCCACTCGGACGCGGGTCCGGCGGCTGTGTTCAGCGCCACGCTGAACGAAACGCCGGGGCTGGTGTCCCTGAGCCTGGGCGCGGCCCAGACAGCCGCCCTGGCCAAGCCTTTCGGCGTCTGGGACTGCGAACTGACCGGCCCCGGCGGCGTGGTGCAGCGACTGGCCGAGGGCAAGGTCTCCATCTCCCCGGAGGTGACCAGATGAGCGTCTCCGTGAAGAGGATCGTGCTCAGGACCCCTGCGGCAGTGGGCAGCCTGGGGCAGTTCAGCGCCCTGGACCGCTGCCGCGACTACGCAGCAGACACCGCCGACGCCCTGCTGGCCGCCCAGGCCTCCCAGACCCTGGCCCAGGGGGCGGCCAACGTGGCCGTGGCCGCCAGGGACGTGGCTCTGGCCGCAGCCGGGGGCGTGAAGGTTACGGCTGCCGATGCGGTCATCTCCGATCTGGACACCAGTCTCAGCGTGGCCGCCCCCCTGGAGAAGAGCGTGCTCTCGCCGGGCGGCGACGAACGGCTGCGCCTGAGTGTCTCCGAGATGGCCCCCGCCGGGCCGGAGCAGAGCGGCGCGCCGGGCGTGGTCCCGGCTCCCCAGGCCGGGGACGACCGCAAGTACCTGCGCGGCGACGCCACCTGGCAGACCCTGGACCGGAACACCGTGGGCATGGCCAACGTGGAGGACACCTGGACCCTGCTTCCGGGCGAGGTCTCCATGGTTTCGGCAACCCAGGCCGCTCTGCCTGGAGACTGTCTGGCCCTGGCGTTGCCGGGCGGCTCACCCGGACGGGCCGTCAGGCCGGATGAGCCGCAGGGCGCGACCGGGTTCGTGGCAGCCGCCGTGTACGACGCGGCCAACACCCGCACCCTGATCACCGTGGAAGGCTTCGCCTTCACGCCCCAGTGCACCCGGCTCCAGCTCGGGCAGGACCCCAGGAACGCGCCCTCGGCCTCGTCGGCCGGGTCCGACCTGTACCTGGCAAATATCTTTAACTATCTTAGCTACTAGGAGAATATCATGGCTTCTCATCCCGCATTTCCTTCCACGCCTCCGATTTCGGCTGGCGTCACGATCACCAGCGCCGACAACGGTGCCTGGAAACAGATTGTCGGCTCTCCCGCTGACGGCTCCGGCGTGCTGGTCGGGCGGCTGCGCGCCGTCAGCGACGACACGGCGGGCGTAAGCCTCGTCGCCGCCCGCAACATCGGCGGAACCTACTACCGCATCGGCTGCGTCACCGTGCCTGCAGGCGCGGGCAACAGCGCGGGCGTGGCCTGGAAGGACCTCCTGGCAGACCTGAACCTGGGCGAATCCCTGGCCCTGGCTCCGTCCGAGGGACTGTACGTCATGCCCGTGACCAACGTCACCGCAGCCAAAACCCTCTGGCTGCACCTTGAAGGTGCGCCTCTCTAGGAGGACGGCATGAGTCTGTATTCATACAAACAAAACGGGACCGGGGCCGTGCAGCCCTGGTCCCAGGCCGTCACCCTGGCCGAGGCAGGCAAAGGCTGCGACGGATTGTTCGGCCTCTACGACTCGCTGGGCGACAAAACCCTGGTGGGGGCGAACACCATCTCGACGCTGCTCGACGGCCCGGAGAAGGTCGTGCGCTACGGGGCGCTGACGCTGGGCGACGGGACGACCCCGACCAGCCTCACGGCGGCGAACCGTTGCAAGGGGCTTGTCATTCTGTGCGACTCGCTGACGGTGAAGGCCAACGCCACGCTGCACATGACCGGAAAGGGACCGAAACTCTGGGTCAGTGACGATCCGTTATTTCCGCTGGCCGACTTCAGGATCCCAAACCAAGTTGTCTTGCTCTCGGATAAGATGTCCTTGGGCCAGGCGTTCTCTGTCATCAAAGGCGAGGGGCTTGCCCTTTGGGATCAGGGGGTGTGGAGCCCTGTGTATCCTGGCCTTCTGGGCTTCACCCTGGCCATCGCCCAGGCAGGGGTTCTCGCCCTTGCCATGGCCGGGAATGGTGGGGCTGGAGCAATATACTCTCAATCCATCTACAACGTGAACAACACAGCCGTTGGCGTGGTGGGGGGGGCCGGCACTCAGGGGTGTTGTGGTGGCGGTGGCAGTGGCGGATCATATGCTGTAAACCCCGACGCCCGCAGCGCATGTGGACGTCCAGGTTCCATCTATACCGGCGGAGGTGGCGGCGGTGGCGGCATGGGCAACAATCACCCTTACCTCGCCACGCCCAATAACTTCGTGCCTAACTTCCCTTGCTACTCCTATGGTCTTGGCGCGTACTCAACGAACCCGTCCTGGCCCGTAGGTGGTGGTGCTGGCACTCCCTTCGGGGCCGGGGTTTATGGGGGTGGCGATGGAGGCAATGGCGTAGGCGGTCGGCTGATTGTCATCTGCCGCAGCGCTGTCACCGTCCAGTCAGGCGGAAAGATCGAGGCTAATGGAATGCCGGGCGGTTCTTCGACGTATTGTGGCGGTGGCGGGTCTGGCGGCGGCGCTGTCTTCCTCATTGCTCCCACGGCCGGAAGTCTTGCCAATGCAGGAACAATCCAGGCTGCCGGTGGCGCTGGTGGGGTTGCGAACCCAGTTGGCGGCGCAGGCGGGGCAGGCTCCGTGGTCACGAAAACCTTCAGCGACATGGGGTGGTAGCATGAGCCTGTACTCATTGAAGGCATCGCAAGGCGGCATGCAGCCCTGGTCGGAGATGTTGTCTTTTGGCGGGAACATTCGCGACTTTTATGAGTCCCATGGCGACGTGGTGATATCAACACCCACGCAGATTTTTACGTTGCTGGACGGCCCAGAGCGGGTGGTGCGCTACGGAGCACTCACGGTGTCCTCTACGCTTACCGCCTCGCAGCGCTGCAAGGGCCTGACCATCATCTGCGACTCGCTCACGGTACAAAACGGCGGAAACATCCATATGACCGCGAAGGGGCCGAAGGTCGTAAGCAATGACGATCTGTTTTTTCCTTTCAGCGATTACAGGATTCCCGACCAGATAATCCTCTCCTCCGGCCTCGTTTCCAAGAAACAGGCGCTGGAGGTCATCAAGGCCAAGGGACTTGTTCCTTGGGATCAGGGGACTTGGCAGCCGGTTTGTTCCTTGCTGTACGGGTTCAATCTCTCCATCTCACAACCAGGACAGACTATATTGGCGCAGGCTGCCGGATGCGGAAGCGGTTCGGCTCAGCAGGTGTATAATACGTACGCCAACGGGGCGACCGGCGTGGCCGGAGTGAACGGAGGGTGCGGCTCCGGGGGACATGGCGGGCTCCAAGCGAGAACCGACGTGTCCGGGTACTACGCATCACACGGAAAACCTGGAGCGGGAAACCCCTACGGGGGCGGCAACGGGTCAAGTGGACTGTCGGCCGGGAATGGATACGGAAACGTCAGTGACGACATATCCGTCCCGGCCTCCTGGCTGTTGTACTCCTGGAAGGTTCCCGCCGCCACGGGGGCAGGCGCAGGTGGTGCCGGGGTGAATCCCGCCACGCAGACCACAGCGCCTTGGGGCGGTTCGCTGCCCGGAGCAGGAGGCGACGGTGTCGGCGGCAGGCTCACCATCATTTGTTTCGGGTCGGTGAACGTCCATAGCGGTGGGAAGATCGAGTCAAACGGGATGCCCGGCGGAGCGGCATCGGGCACAACCTACGGCACCGGCGGTGGTGGATCCGGCGGCGGGTGTGTCGTGGTCATCACCCCGACAGCGGGGCATTATGCCAACGCGGGCACTGTTCAGGCCGCGGGGGGTGCAGGCGGCGTTGGGCCATACGGCAGCGGCGGCGCAGGCGGCGCTGGCTCCGTTGTCACGAAAACCTTCGCACAGATGGGGTGGTAGCATGAGCCTGTACTCTTTGAAGGCATCGCAAGGCAGCATGCAGCCCTGGATCAACACCCTCGCCGTGGGCAAGGGCATCTTCGATTATTACGACACGCTTGGAGACGTGACATCCATGTCTGCGATGAGTGTCCCCTCCTTCCTCGACGGACCTGGGACCGTTGTCCGGTACAACAACCTCACCCTGTCCCACCTTCTCACGACAACGAATCGTTGCCGGTCTTTGACCGTCCTTGTGGACGGCAGCCTGACCATAAATTCCGGGGGAGGGATAAGCATGACAGCTCGTGGTGCGCGGGGACATGCAGGCTTTGGACTGTATGATATCTACATCCCGAGTGAAATGACGCTGTCTTCCAAGGTGATTTCCCTGGATGATGCGCTGACGTACGTCAGAAATAACGGCATCGATG harbors:
- a CDS encoding phage tail protein codes for the protein MAYTRSTVIDATPSGDSVKQAVLDLDADLTGAFNGLNQLQAALALKINQSEFDQPGGVPRLDSSGKILTTQLPGTGADMPLGMIAAFGLETLPADANWLECNGAELLIADYQALYGVIGNAFGLGNAGYFKLPDLRGEFLRGWDHGRGRDPDAAARTRGDHVGSTQNDIIEKHMHPIGGAVGTGGGGTGVVDCQAWDNSFYNYYTADFNHATDKNLGSLDDYSQTAPARGSETRPVNTAVMYCIKWR
- a CDS encoding phage tail assembly chaperone, which gives rise to MILYCFDESGGYTGPVSPALSPARPFVNGQPNYLRPARTTDQAPPQADSHQVPVFDGASWSLVEDHRGTVVFDTSTREPRTVKSLGPLPEGCVPDAPPSALHVWSGGQWREDEALLLAAARRERNARIAACDWTQLPDAPFSATRKLAWAEYRQALRDYPSGWTKAKPWPQPPQE